In Ctenopharyngodon idella isolate HZGC_01 chromosome 20, HZGC01, whole genome shotgun sequence, the following proteins share a genomic window:
- the dtnba gene encoding dystrobrevin, beta a isoform X1, which produces MIEEAGRKGNVMADRKQIFTDMKTQNYDTIQLSTYRTTCKLRFIQKKCNLHLVDVWNMIEAFRDNGLNTLDVCTEISVARLETILTCIYQQLNKRLPTTHQINVQHNTSLLLNFLVAAHDSDAQGRLTVFSVKVMLSVLCGGKLVDKLRYIFSQISDSHGSMLMPKFDQFLQEALKLPTAVYEGPSFGYKDHFARSCFPQQKKVMLNMFLDTMMSDPLPQCLLWLPLLHRLANVENVYHPVACSFCRSEGMMGFRYRCQQCFNYQLCQNCFWRGHASGNHNSQHEMKEHSSWKSPAKKLGRAISKSLGCVPSREPSHPVYPEYPEKPLNLSNIVPARPIGNMNEPAPPSSAGPTPTKRLPTLAAAQRMNEEHALIAAYVNKLQSSPRALDSPGRTDEEHKLIARYASRLATDPGHTARPSDFSYDTNKQQRELIMQLENKNREILQEIQRLQAEHEQACQPTPERVQQNPTLLAELRQLRQRKDELEQRMSSLQESRRELMVQLEGLMKLLKDEEQRQAAQASGSSPSHASPRSMPMPIRSPSSGSTPTPTGHTPTHGPQDSLAGVGGDVQEAFAQGPRRNLRNDLLVAADSITNTVSSLVKELNSVEDAGEEEERLQNGKDRG; this is translated from the exons ATGATAGAGGAGGCGGGACGGAAGGGGAATGTCATGGCCGATAGGAAGCAGATCTTCACGGACATGA AGACGCAGAATTATGACACCATCCAACTGTCCACGTACCGCACCACCTGCAAGctcagattcattcagaaaaaaTGCAACT TGCATCTGGTGGACGTGTGGAACATGATCGAGGCGTTCCGTGATAACGGTCTGAACACGCTGGACGTCTGTACCGAGATCAGCGTGGCTCGGCTGGAGACCATCCTCACCTGCATCTACCAGCAGCTAAACAAACGActgcccaccacacaccagatCAACGTCCAGCACAACACCAGCCTGCTGCTCAACTTCTTGGTGGCGGCACACGacag TGATGCTCAGGGAAGGCTAACAGTGTTTTCCGTCAAAGTGATGCTCTCGGTGCTGTGTGGAGGGAAACTGGTTGATAAACTTCGCT atatTTTCTCTCAGATATCTGATTCTCATGGTTCGATGCTGATGCCCAAGTTCGACCAGTTCCTGCAGGAGGCGCTGAAGCTTCCCACCGCCGTGTATGAGGGGCCATCGTTTGGCTACAAGGATCACTTTGCCAGATCCTGTTTTCCTCAACAA AAGAAGGTGAtgctgaacatgtttctggataCTATGATGTCAGATCCTCTTCCTCAGTGTCTCCTTTGGCTTCCTCTGTTGCATCGGCTGGCAAATGTGGAGAACG tCTATCATCCAGTGGCATGTTCTTTCTGTCGGTCGGAAGGCATGATGGGATTCCGTTATCGCTGTCAACAGTGTTTCAACTATCAACTTTGTCAGAACTGTTTTTGGCGAGGTCATGCGAGCGGAAACCACAACAGCCAGCACGAGATGAAGGAGCATTCGTCCTGG AAATCTCCAGCTAAGAAGTTGGGCCGTGCCATCAGTAAATCTTTGGGCTGTGTGCCGAGTAGAGAGCCGTCCCACCCCGTCTACCCAGAATACCCCGAGAAACCCCTCAACCTGTCCAATATAGT tcCTGCCCGTCCAATAGGAAACATGAATGAAccagctccgccctcttctgcaGGCCCCACCCCCACTAAAAG actgCCGACTCTAGCTGCAGCTCAGCGTATGAACGAGGAACATGCACTGATCGCAGCATATGTGAACAAACTCCAGAGCAGCCcacg tgcATTAGACAGTCCTGGCCGAACGGATGAAGAGCACAAACTCATCGCTCGTTATGCATCTCGTCTGGCCACGGACCCTggacacacagca AGACCTTCAGACTTCAGCTATGACACCAACAAACAGCAGAGAGAACTCATCATGCAGCTGGAGAACAAGAACAG gGAGATTTTGCAGGAGATCCAGCGTTTGCAAGCGGAGCATGAACAGGCATGTCAGCCGACTCCAGAGAGAGTCCAACAGAACCCGACCCTGCTGGCCGAACTCAGACAGCTAAG GCAGAGGAAGGATGAGCTGGAGCAGAGGATGTCCTCTCTACAGGAGAGCAGAAGAGAGCTCATGGTGCAGCTAGAAGGACTCATGAAACTACTGAAG GATGAGGAGCAGAGACAAGCT gcTCAAGCTTCTGGTTCCTCCCCAAGCCATGCCTCCCCTCGTTCTATGCCAATGCCCATTCGCTCTCCTTCGTCAGGctccacccccacccccacagGCCACACCCCCACCCATGGGCCCCAGGACTCTTTAGCTGGAGTGGGTGGAGACGTTCAGGAAGCATTTGCTCAGG GACCGCGCAGAAACCTACGAAATGATCTCCTGGTGGCAGCGGACTCCATCACAAACACAGTGTCTTCACTAGTCAAAGAGCTCAACTCCG TAGAGGATgcaggagaggaggaggagagattGCAGAATGGCAAAGATAGAG gtTAA
- the dtnba gene encoding dystrobrevin, beta a isoform X2: MIEEAGRKGNVMADRKQIFTDMKTQNYDTIQLSTYRTTCKLRFIQKKCNLHLVDVWNMIEAFRDNGLNTLDVCTEISVARLETILTCIYQQLNKRLPTTHQINVQHNTSLLLNFLVAAHDSDAQGRLTVFSVKVMLSVLCGGKLVDKLRYIFSQISDSHGSMLMPKFDQFLQEALKLPTAVYEGPSFGYKDHFARSCFPQQKKVMLNMFLDTMMSDPLPQCLLWLPLLHRLANVENVYHPVACSFCRSEGMMGFRYRCQQCFNYQLCQNCFWRGHASGNHNSQHEMKEHSSWKSPAKKLGRAISKSLGCVPSREPSHPVYPEYPEKPLNLSNIVPARPIGNMNEPAPPSSAGPTPTKRLPTLAAAQRMNEEHALIAAYVNKLQSSPRALDSPGRTDEEHKLIARYASRLATDPGHTARPSDFSYDTNKQQRELIMQLENKNREILQEIQRLQAEHEQACQPTPERVQQNPTLLAELRQLRQRKDELEQRMSSLQESRRELMVQLEGLMKLLKDEEQRQAAQASGSSPSHASPRSMPMPIRSPSSGSTPTPTGHTPTHGPQDSLAGVGGDVQEAFAQGPRRNLRNDLLVAADSITNTVSSLVKELNSEDAGEEEERLQNGKDRG; the protein is encoded by the exons ATGATAGAGGAGGCGGGACGGAAGGGGAATGTCATGGCCGATAGGAAGCAGATCTTCACGGACATGA AGACGCAGAATTATGACACCATCCAACTGTCCACGTACCGCACCACCTGCAAGctcagattcattcagaaaaaaTGCAACT TGCATCTGGTGGACGTGTGGAACATGATCGAGGCGTTCCGTGATAACGGTCTGAACACGCTGGACGTCTGTACCGAGATCAGCGTGGCTCGGCTGGAGACCATCCTCACCTGCATCTACCAGCAGCTAAACAAACGActgcccaccacacaccagatCAACGTCCAGCACAACACCAGCCTGCTGCTCAACTTCTTGGTGGCGGCACACGacag TGATGCTCAGGGAAGGCTAACAGTGTTTTCCGTCAAAGTGATGCTCTCGGTGCTGTGTGGAGGGAAACTGGTTGATAAACTTCGCT atatTTTCTCTCAGATATCTGATTCTCATGGTTCGATGCTGATGCCCAAGTTCGACCAGTTCCTGCAGGAGGCGCTGAAGCTTCCCACCGCCGTGTATGAGGGGCCATCGTTTGGCTACAAGGATCACTTTGCCAGATCCTGTTTTCCTCAACAA AAGAAGGTGAtgctgaacatgtttctggataCTATGATGTCAGATCCTCTTCCTCAGTGTCTCCTTTGGCTTCCTCTGTTGCATCGGCTGGCAAATGTGGAGAACG tCTATCATCCAGTGGCATGTTCTTTCTGTCGGTCGGAAGGCATGATGGGATTCCGTTATCGCTGTCAACAGTGTTTCAACTATCAACTTTGTCAGAACTGTTTTTGGCGAGGTCATGCGAGCGGAAACCACAACAGCCAGCACGAGATGAAGGAGCATTCGTCCTGG AAATCTCCAGCTAAGAAGTTGGGCCGTGCCATCAGTAAATCTTTGGGCTGTGTGCCGAGTAGAGAGCCGTCCCACCCCGTCTACCCAGAATACCCCGAGAAACCCCTCAACCTGTCCAATATAGT tcCTGCCCGTCCAATAGGAAACATGAATGAAccagctccgccctcttctgcaGGCCCCACCCCCACTAAAAG actgCCGACTCTAGCTGCAGCTCAGCGTATGAACGAGGAACATGCACTGATCGCAGCATATGTGAACAAACTCCAGAGCAGCCcacg tgcATTAGACAGTCCTGGCCGAACGGATGAAGAGCACAAACTCATCGCTCGTTATGCATCTCGTCTGGCCACGGACCCTggacacacagca AGACCTTCAGACTTCAGCTATGACACCAACAAACAGCAGAGAGAACTCATCATGCAGCTGGAGAACAAGAACAG gGAGATTTTGCAGGAGATCCAGCGTTTGCAAGCGGAGCATGAACAGGCATGTCAGCCGACTCCAGAGAGAGTCCAACAGAACCCGACCCTGCTGGCCGAACTCAGACAGCTAAG GCAGAGGAAGGATGAGCTGGAGCAGAGGATGTCCTCTCTACAGGAGAGCAGAAGAGAGCTCATGGTGCAGCTAGAAGGACTCATGAAACTACTGAAG GATGAGGAGCAGAGACAAGCT gcTCAAGCTTCTGGTTCCTCCCCAAGCCATGCCTCCCCTCGTTCTATGCCAATGCCCATTCGCTCTCCTTCGTCAGGctccacccccacccccacagGCCACACCCCCACCCATGGGCCCCAGGACTCTTTAGCTGGAGTGGGTGGAGACGTTCAGGAAGCATTTGCTCAGG GACCGCGCAGAAACCTACGAAATGATCTCCTGGTGGCAGCGGACTCCATCACAAACACAGTGTCTTCACTAGTCAAAGAGCTCAACTCCG AGGATgcaggagaggaggaggagagattGCAGAATGGCAAAGATAGAG gtTAA
- the dtnba gene encoding dystrobrevin, beta a isoform X3 — protein sequence MIEEAGRKGNVMADRKQIFTDMKTQNYDTIQLSTYRTTCKLRFIQKKCNLHLVDVWNMIEAFRDNGLNTLDVCTEISVARLETILTCIYQQLNKRLPTTHQINVQHNTSLLLNFLVAAHDSDAQGRLTVFSVKVMLSVLCGGKLVDKLRYIFSQISDSHGSMLMPKFDQFLQEALKLPTAVYEGPSFGYKDHFARSCFPQQKKVMLNMFLDTMMSDPLPQCLLWLPLLHRLANVENVYHPVACSFCRSEGMMGFRYRCQQCFNYQLCQNCFWRGHASGNHNSQHEMKEHSSWKSPAKKLGRAISKSLGCVPSREPSHPVYPEYPEKPLNLSNIVPARPIGNMNEPAPPSSAGPTPTKRLPTLAAAQRMNEEHALIAAYVNKLQSSPRALDSPGRTDEEHKLIARYASRLATDPGHTARPSDFSYDTNKQQRELIMQLENKNREILQEIQRLQAEHEQACQPTPERVQQNPTLLAELRQLRQRKDELEQRMSSLQESRRELMVQLEGLMKLLKAQASGSSPSHASPRSMPMPIRSPSSGSTPTPTGHTPTHGPQDSLAGVGGDVQEAFAQGPRRNLRNDLLVAADSITNTVSSLVKELNSVEDAGEEEERLQNGKDRG from the exons ATGATAGAGGAGGCGGGACGGAAGGGGAATGTCATGGCCGATAGGAAGCAGATCTTCACGGACATGA AGACGCAGAATTATGACACCATCCAACTGTCCACGTACCGCACCACCTGCAAGctcagattcattcagaaaaaaTGCAACT TGCATCTGGTGGACGTGTGGAACATGATCGAGGCGTTCCGTGATAACGGTCTGAACACGCTGGACGTCTGTACCGAGATCAGCGTGGCTCGGCTGGAGACCATCCTCACCTGCATCTACCAGCAGCTAAACAAACGActgcccaccacacaccagatCAACGTCCAGCACAACACCAGCCTGCTGCTCAACTTCTTGGTGGCGGCACACGacag TGATGCTCAGGGAAGGCTAACAGTGTTTTCCGTCAAAGTGATGCTCTCGGTGCTGTGTGGAGGGAAACTGGTTGATAAACTTCGCT atatTTTCTCTCAGATATCTGATTCTCATGGTTCGATGCTGATGCCCAAGTTCGACCAGTTCCTGCAGGAGGCGCTGAAGCTTCCCACCGCCGTGTATGAGGGGCCATCGTTTGGCTACAAGGATCACTTTGCCAGATCCTGTTTTCCTCAACAA AAGAAGGTGAtgctgaacatgtttctggataCTATGATGTCAGATCCTCTTCCTCAGTGTCTCCTTTGGCTTCCTCTGTTGCATCGGCTGGCAAATGTGGAGAACG tCTATCATCCAGTGGCATGTTCTTTCTGTCGGTCGGAAGGCATGATGGGATTCCGTTATCGCTGTCAACAGTGTTTCAACTATCAACTTTGTCAGAACTGTTTTTGGCGAGGTCATGCGAGCGGAAACCACAACAGCCAGCACGAGATGAAGGAGCATTCGTCCTGG AAATCTCCAGCTAAGAAGTTGGGCCGTGCCATCAGTAAATCTTTGGGCTGTGTGCCGAGTAGAGAGCCGTCCCACCCCGTCTACCCAGAATACCCCGAGAAACCCCTCAACCTGTCCAATATAGT tcCTGCCCGTCCAATAGGAAACATGAATGAAccagctccgccctcttctgcaGGCCCCACCCCCACTAAAAG actgCCGACTCTAGCTGCAGCTCAGCGTATGAACGAGGAACATGCACTGATCGCAGCATATGTGAACAAACTCCAGAGCAGCCcacg tgcATTAGACAGTCCTGGCCGAACGGATGAAGAGCACAAACTCATCGCTCGTTATGCATCTCGTCTGGCCACGGACCCTggacacacagca AGACCTTCAGACTTCAGCTATGACACCAACAAACAGCAGAGAGAACTCATCATGCAGCTGGAGAACAAGAACAG gGAGATTTTGCAGGAGATCCAGCGTTTGCAAGCGGAGCATGAACAGGCATGTCAGCCGACTCCAGAGAGAGTCCAACAGAACCCGACCCTGCTGGCCGAACTCAGACAGCTAAG GCAGAGGAAGGATGAGCTGGAGCAGAGGATGTCCTCTCTACAGGAGAGCAGAAGAGAGCTCATGGTGCAGCTAGAAGGACTCATGAAACTACTGAAG gcTCAAGCTTCTGGTTCCTCCCCAAGCCATGCCTCCCCTCGTTCTATGCCAATGCCCATTCGCTCTCCTTCGTCAGGctccacccccacccccacagGCCACACCCCCACCCATGGGCCCCAGGACTCTTTAGCTGGAGTGGGTGGAGACGTTCAGGAAGCATTTGCTCAGG GACCGCGCAGAAACCTACGAAATGATCTCCTGGTGGCAGCGGACTCCATCACAAACACAGTGTCTTCACTAGTCAAAGAGCTCAACTCCG TAGAGGATgcaggagaggaggaggagagattGCAGAATGGCAAAGATAGAG gtTAA